The Euphorbia lathyris chromosome 2, ddEupLath1.1, whole genome shotgun sequence genome includes a window with the following:
- the LOC136217703 gene encoding protein DEHYDRATION-INDUCED 19 homolog 5 isoform X1 has protein sequence MAEDSWGFGHSSYSRTYHSAIRSFSDLCLDYEDVDDYDDDDIKVEYPCPFCSEDLDLVELCSHIEYDHPFEAKSGICPVCGTRSGMDLVQHITTQHGYMFKRLQKLKLQKDDPYSSLSFLKKELEDDYLQSVLEAPSPGVSSSKMAPDPLLSFLYNAAPADKSESSQSDCSSVITIKEESFEENIVIRDDHSPLSDKEQVEKGRRSKFVQGLLLSTIFDEPL, from the exons ATGGCAGAAGATTCTTGGGGTTTTGGTCACTCCTCCTATTCAAGGACCTATCACTCTGCTATTAGATCTTTCTCTG ATCTTTGTCTGGATTATGAAGATGTAGATGactatgatgatgatgatattaAGGTGGAGTACCCTTGTCCTTTTTGCTCCGAGGATCTTGATTTAGTCGAATTATGCAGCCATATCGAATACGATCATCCTTTCGAAGCAAAGTCTGGG ATATGTCCTGTCTGTGGCACAAGATCGGGGATGGATTTGGTTCAACATATAACAACCCAACATGGATACATGTTCAAA CGTTTGCAAAAATTAAAGCTGCAGAAAGATGATCCTTATTCAAGTCTCTCTTTTCTAAAGAAGGAGCTAGAAGATGATTATTTGCAATCAGTACTTGAGGCACCATCTCCAGGTGTTTCTTCATCCAAGATGGCACCTGATCCTTTGCTTTCATTCCTTTACAATGCTGCACCGGCTGATAAATCGGAAAGTTCACAGTCTGATTGTTCATCAGTCATCACAATAAAAGAGGAAAGCTTTGAGGAAAATATTGTAATaag GGATGATCATTCTCCATTGTCAGACAAAGAACAAGTTGAGAAGGGAAGGAGAAGCAAGTTTGTACAGGGATTGCTTTTGTCTACAATCTTTGATGAACCCTTGTGA
- the LOC136217703 gene encoding protein DEHYDRATION-INDUCED 19 homolog 5 isoform X2 produces the protein MAEDSWGFGHSSYSRTYHSAIRSFSDLCLDYEDVDDYDDDDIKVEYPCPFCSEDLDLVELCSHIEYDHPFEAKSGICPVCGTRSGMDLVQHITTQHGYMFKRLQKLKLQKDDPYSSLSFLKKELEDDYLQSVLEAPSPGVSSSKMAPDPLLSFLYNAAPADKSESSQSDCSSVITIKEESFEENIVIRSITPK, from the exons ATGGCAGAAGATTCTTGGGGTTTTGGTCACTCCTCCTATTCAAGGACCTATCACTCTGCTATTAGATCTTTCTCTG ATCTTTGTCTGGATTATGAAGATGTAGATGactatgatgatgatgatattaAGGTGGAGTACCCTTGTCCTTTTTGCTCCGAGGATCTTGATTTAGTCGAATTATGCAGCCATATCGAATACGATCATCCTTTCGAAGCAAAGTCTGGG ATATGTCCTGTCTGTGGCACAAGATCGGGGATGGATTTGGTTCAACATATAACAACCCAACATGGATACATGTTCAAA CGTTTGCAAAAATTAAAGCTGCAGAAAGATGATCCTTATTCAAGTCTCTCTTTTCTAAAGAAGGAGCTAGAAGATGATTATTTGCAATCAGTACTTGAGGCACCATCTCCAGGTGTTTCTTCATCCAAGATGGCACCTGATCCTTTGCTTTCATTCCTTTACAATGCTGCACCGGCTGATAAATCGGAAAGTTCACAGTCTGATTGTTCATCAGTCATCACAATAAAAGAGGAAAGCTTTGAGGAAAATATTGTAATaag